The following proteins come from a genomic window of Metarhizium brunneum chromosome 2, complete sequence:
- the tom22 gene encoding Mitochondrial import receptor subunit tom22: MVTLTEVEDEHFQSSQAGPDVDDDDFTDTDSEISNDSDYDPSNETLAERLYALRDIVPPTTRGWISSRVNSISSKAWSVLSFSGKGAWVITTSALFFGVPFALSFAEDQQLTAMEQEYNMRQTGGELLTAGSEQNTADKVGAALGDGQAKPSL, encoded by the exons ATGGTCACTCTCACCGAAGTTGAGGACGAGCATTTCCAGTCCTCCCAGGCTGGCCCTGAtgtcgatgacgatgacttCACTGATACTG ACTCTGAAATCTCCAACGACTCTGACTACGACCCCTCCAATGAGACCCTAGCAGAACGCCTGTACGCACTTCGAGATATTGTCCCCCCGACAACGAGAGGTTGGATCTCCAGCCGTGTCAACTCCATTTCCAGCAAGGCCTGGAGCGTATTGTCATTCAGTGGCAAGGGTGCCTGGGTCATTACCACCTCTGCTCTATTCTTTGGCGTACCTTTTGCTCTGTCCTTTGCTGAGGACCAGCAACTTACTGCCATGGAGCAGGAGTACAACATGCGACAGACCGGTGGCGAGCTGCTGACCGCCGGCTCCGAGCAGAACACTGCTGATAAAGTTGGAGCCGCCCTGGGTGATGGCCAGGCTAAGCCATCGCTGTAA
- the DID4 gene encoding DOA4-independent degradation protein 4, translating to MDYVLLPKIELHAHLTGSVSRPTLHEIWKRKKASGQTDLEDPRVVMPEGKHDYNLQTFFPLFSSYIYNLLTDEESIRYAINSVLQDFLADGVVYLELRTTPRSTTTMSAEAYITVLLGAIEEFESLHPQLHTRLILSIDRRHSIRTAESILDLAIRLQDTNKCGVVGIDLCGDPTARPGGEVAVFTPVFEQASRAGLGITVHFAEAEASGSHDELRTLLSWNPGRLGHVIWEDEEARKVIVERELCLELCLSCNVQAEMVHGGFEGHHFGHWKGVKGPKISLAILEWAFGKRMTPAERLRKNQRMLDKAIRELDQTRVKLEKQEKTLIQQIKTSAKNGQMGACKIQAKDLVRTRRYIEKFFSMRSQLQKISLRLQTYRTNEQMMQAMKGATMALGSMNKSMNLPQLQRIAMEFERENDIMEQRQEMMDDAVDDAMDVGVEEEGDEVVEQVLEEIGIDFNQSLGETPTAIGNPAIAEGKIAQAVGGGSGGDPVDDDLQARLDSLKK from the exons ATGGACTACGTGCTGTTACCAAAGATTGAG CTACATGCCCACCTGACTGGAAGTGTTTCCCGTCCAACATTACACGAGATttggaaaaggaagaaagcgTCAGGCCAAACTGATCTAGAAGACCCGCGGGTAGTCATGCCCGAGGGCAAACACGACTATAACCTTCAGAC TTTCTTCCCACTCTTCAGCAGCTACATCTACAATCTTCTCACGGACGAAGAATCGATCCGCTACGCGATAAATAGTGTGCTACAAGACTTCCTGGCCGACGGCGTTGTGTATCTAGAGCTGCGCACCACTCCGCGATCCACAACCACCATGTCTGCAGAGGCGTACATCACagtcctcctcggcgctATTGAAGAGTTTGAATCGCTTCACCCCCAACTGCATACTCGTCTGATATTGTCTATCGATCGCCGCCATTCCATTCGTACGGCAGAATCTATCCTCGACCTCGCAATTCGTCTACAAGACACAAATAAGTGCGGCGTTGTCGGCATCGACTTGTGCGGAGATCCCACTGCTCGTCCCGGGGGAGAAGTTGCCGTGTTCACTCCCGTCTTTGAGCAGGCCTCTAGAGCCGGGTTGGGGATTACTGTTCATTttgcagaagcagaggcCAGTGGATCTCACGATGAGCTCCGCACGCTGCTTTCTTGGAATCCCGGCCGATTGGGACATGTAATAtgggaggacgaggaagctAGGAAGGTAATTGTAGAAAGGGAACTGTGCCTGGAGCTCTGTCTGAGCTGCAATGTGCAGGCGGAAATGGTCCATGGGGGGTTTGAAGGCCACCACTTTGGGCATTGGAAGGGCGTCAAGGGCCCCAAGATTTCGCTAGCG ATCCTTGAATGGGCCTTTGGGAAGCGCATGACGCCGGCTGAGCGTCTACGCAAGAACCAGCGAATGCTCGACAAGGCGATCCGAGAACTCGACCAAACGCGCGTCAAGCTGGAGAAGCAGGAGAAGACGCTGATACAGCAGATCAAGACCAGCGCCAAGAACGGGCAGATGGGCGCTTGCAAgatccaggccaaggacttGGTCCGCACGAGGCGGTATATCGAAAAGTTCTTTTCAATGCGCAGCCAACTACAAAAGATCTCATTACGGCTCCAG ACGTACCGAACGAACGAACAAATGATGCAAGCTATGAAAGGGGCCACGATGGCCCTGGGGAGTATGAACAAGTCAATGAACTTACCCCAGCTTCAGCGAATCGCCATGGAGTTTGAACGAGAAAACGACATCATGGAGCAGAGgcaggagatgatggatgatgccgtcgacgatgccatgGATGTTGGTGTCGAAGAAGAGGGCGATGAAGTGGTCGAACAAGTCTTGGAAGAAATCGGCATTGATTTCAACCAATCC CTTGGGGAGACACCAACGGCCATAGGCAACCCTGCTATTGCGGAAGGCAAAATTGCACAGGCTGTTGGCGGAGGGAGTGGTGGTGACCCAGTTGATGATGACCTTCAGGCCCGACTTGATAGTCTGAAGAAGTAA
- the ptc1 gene encoding Protein phosphatase 2C 1 translates to MFGGGSNSPGLKTESESKAETKPPSPGSSPKANPPAPIKTAITSPASGEKRSGNGSPRYNDTGGSTDKKRRSSGVGSKASSFLASAKNTLNFSQVGRGNSDLSAQTPLQKLGKQDPALAVPQGQHNNSAGESLPGPKSTFRVGVWEDRNKKCRRTMEDTHAFLYNFLATPQPNSDAPSKAKSEKNDSEGTGNEMLESDNGYFAIFDGHAGTFAADWCGKKLHLILEDVIRKNPNVAVPELLDQTFTTVDTQLEKLPLKNSGCTAAIAVLRWEDRVSNEKPAAGATKQTPKTNEANNPDKDKPSSSPRGRTASASSTDTQLKPKLPTTRQRILYTANVGDARIILCRGGKALRLSYDHKGSDENEGKRIANAGGLILNNRVNGVLAVTRALGDAYMKELVTSHPYTTETVIQSDTDEFIIIACDGLWDVCSDQEAVDLVRDVQDPIAASKQLVDHALSRFSTDNLSCMIVRFDKTSTVAQGVSTSESEGGSDRIAAARVSEAEKIVSDTKQAIAEGTVPAVGVSASNSGRGYDTIPREGGEFIVTTLSEPVAEETESAVAEDDSPEVSTKGKDAPEAAEAATKPDEGPEK, encoded by the exons ATGTTTGGCGGGGGTTCCAATTCTCCAGGACTAAAGACAGAGAGCGAATCGAAAGCTGAAACAAAGCCTCCTTCGCCCGGCTCAAGTCCTAAAGCCAACCCTCCGGCTCCCATCAAGACGGCTATTACCTCGCCTGCGAGCGGAGAGAAACGAAgtggcaatggcagcccCCGCTATAATGACACCGGGGGATCTACGGATAAGAAACGTAGGAGCAGCGGTGTCGGGAGCAAAGCGAGCAGTTTCCTGGCATCGGCTAAGAATACCTTGAACTTCTCCCAGGTCGGTCGTGGAAACTCCGATCTGAGTGCCCAGACGCCTTTGCAGAAGTTGGGTAAGCAAGATCCCGCCTTGGCAGTCCCGCAGGGCCAGCATAACAATTCCGCCGGCGAATCGTTACCCGGCCCGAAGTCTACATTCCGAGTCGGCGTTTGGGAAGATAGGAACAAGAAATGTCGTCGGACCATGGAAGACACCCACGCATTCTTGTACAACTTCTTGGCGACTCCTCAGCCCAATAGCGACGCCCCGTCCAAAGCCAAGTCCGAGAAGAACGACTCGGAAGGAACTGGCAACGAGATGTTGGAATCCGACAACGGATACTTTGCCATCTttgatggccatgctggTACTTTTGCTGCTGACTGGTGCGGGAAGAAGCTTCATCTTATTCTCGAGGATGTTATTCGAAAAAATCCAAATGTGGCTGTACCGGAGTTACTAGATCAGACCTTCACCACGGTGGACACACAGCTAGAAAAACTCCCACTGAAGAATAGCGGCTGTacggctgccattgccgtgTTGCGATGGGAGGATCGTGTCTCCAATGAGAAACCTGCTGCGGGGGCGACGAAACAGACACCCAAGACGAACGAGGCAAACAACCCTGATAAAGACAAGCCATCTAGTTCGCCGCGTGGCCGTACGGCTTCTGCCTCCTCTACCGACACTCAACTGAAGCCGAAGCTGCCCACCACCAGGCAACGCATTTTATACACGGCTAATGTCGGCGATGCTCGCATTATCCTATGTCGTGGCGGCAAGGCGTTGCGGCTGTCATATGACCACAAGGGAAGTGACGAGAATGAAGGCAAACGGATTGCCAATGCCGGCGGGCTGATTTTGAATAATCGTGTCAACGGCGTTCTGGCAGTGACCCGTGCACTAGGTGACGCATATATGAAGGAACTTGTCACCAGCCACCCATACACGACAGAAACTGTTATACAATCTGATACGGACgaattcatcatcattgcATGCGATGGG TTGTGGGACGTTTGTAGCGACCAGGAAGCTGTCGATCTAGTCCGGGACGTCCAAGATCCAATCGCTGCGTCAAAACAGCTGGTAGACCATGCTTTGAGTAGATTCAGCACCGACAATTTGTCCTGCATGATTGTTCGCTTTGATAAGACTTCTACGGTAGCCCAAGGCGTGAGTACTAGTGAGAGTGAAGGCGGATCGGACCGCATCGCGGCGGCCAGGGTCAGTGAAGCTGAGAAGATCGTATCGGACACCAAGCAGGCAATCGCCGAAGGTACCGTGCCTGCAGTTGGAGTGTCTGCCAGCAATAGCGGTCGGGGATATGACACGATACCTAGAGAGGGAGGAGAATTCATTGTGACTACGCTGAGTGAGCCTGTCGCGGAGGAGACAGAGAGCGCTGTTGCGGAGGACGACAGCCCCGAAGTGTCAacaaaaggcaaagacgcCCCGGAGGCGGCAGAGGCTGCAACAAAACCTGATGAGGGGCCCGAGAAATGA